The following proteins come from a genomic window of Streptomyces sp. Sge12:
- a CDS encoding alpha/beta hydrolase family protein yields MKTRAVAALTLAAILLPLPLATATVSVAADTSVGAGPVATDDRRTTVELPRPTGRFAVGREDLHLVDHSRTDPWAGSGPRELMVTLRYPARHDSGRTTRYLTPEEARLLLVSRGLDQVIPVETLTGTRTHGRTGARPADGRYPLIVLSPGFSVHRSTLTALAEDLASRGYVVASVDHAYESVGTAFPGGRVLTCLACEKAQDEAGYRTVGETRARDVSYLLDRLTGRNPVWRHSHLIDKSRIAMAGHSIGGSSTAAAMAGDRRIRAGINMDGGFSTPVPATGLGGRPFMLLGAQQRGPGGNDSWDRDWPLLDGWKRWITFAGSGHFTFSDFPAIGEQLGLPDEEAPLPGARSVELTRRYVAAFFDQHLRGRPQPVLDGPSPDAPEVAFHAP; encoded by the coding sequence ATGAAGACGCGCGCAGTTGCCGCCCTGACCCTGGCCGCCATACTCCTGCCCCTCCCGCTCGCCACCGCCACCGTCTCGGTCGCCGCGGACACCTCCGTCGGCGCCGGGCCGGTGGCGACCGACGACCGCCGCACGACGGTGGAACTCCCGCGCCCCACCGGCCGTTTCGCCGTCGGCCGCGAGGACCTGCACCTGGTGGACCACAGCCGCACCGACCCCTGGGCCGGGTCCGGGCCGCGCGAGCTGATGGTCACCCTGCGCTACCCGGCGCGCCACGACAGCGGCCGGACCACCCGCTACCTCACCCCCGAGGAGGCCCGGCTGCTGCTGGTCTCCCGCGGGCTGGACCAGGTGATCCCGGTCGAGACCCTGACCGGCACCCGGACCCACGGCCGGACGGGCGCCCGCCCCGCCGACGGCCGGTACCCGCTGATCGTCCTCTCCCCGGGCTTCAGCGTCCACCGGTCCACGCTCACCGCGCTCGCCGAGGACCTGGCCTCGCGCGGCTACGTCGTCGCCTCCGTGGACCACGCGTACGAGAGCGTGGGCACCGCCTTCCCGGGCGGGCGCGTCCTCACCTGCCTGGCCTGCGAGAAGGCCCAGGACGAGGCCGGTTACCGGACCGTCGGCGAGACCCGCGCCCGCGACGTGTCCTACCTCCTGGACCGCCTCACCGGACGCAACCCCGTCTGGCGCCACTCCCACCTCATCGACAAGAGCCGCATCGCGATGGCCGGCCACTCCATCGGCGGTTCCTCGACCGCGGCCGCGATGGCCGGCGACCGCAGGATCCGGGCCGGGATCAACATGGACGGCGGATTCTCCACGCCGGTCCCCGCCACCGGACTCGGCGGGCGCCCCTTCATGCTGCTCGGCGCGCAGCAGCGCGGACCCGGCGGCAACGACAGCTGGGACCGGGACTGGCCGCTGCTCGACGGCTGGAAGCGCTGGATCACCTTCGCCGGCTCCGGCCACTTCACCTTCAGCGACTTCCCGGCCATCGGCGAACAGCTGGGCCTGCCCGACGAGGAGGCTCCGCTGCCCGGAGCCCGCTCCGTCGAACTGACCCGGCGCTACGTCGCCGCCTTCTTCGACCAGCACCTGCGAGGCCGCCCGCAGCCCGTGCTCGACGGCCCGTCCCCGGACGCGCCGGAGGTCGCCTTCCACGCCCCCTGA